GAAAGCCATCCCTTTCGCGCGCATCTGCGCGCGGTTTTTTCTGGAGGATTTCTTCCTCGAAGAAGGGCAGCTTCTGGCCAATGCCGACCGGCTGAAGGGAATCCCCGGCATCATCGTGCAGGGGCGGCACGACATCTGCACCCCGCCCACATCGGCCTGGGCGCTGAAGAAAGCCTGGCCGGAGGCGGAGCTGTGGATCGTCCATGACGGGGGCCATGCCGCGAGCGAGCCGGGCATCGTCGACGGCCTGGTCCGCGCGACCGACAAGCTCGCCGGCAAGGCGGCCTGAAACCTAAACTTGCTTGATCGGGCCGGTCGATCGGCCGATGGCGGGCGCGATGATACTGGTGATCGACAACTACGACAGCTTCACCTTCAACCTCGTCCATTACCTGATGGAATTGGGGGCCGAGGTGCGGGTGGAGCGCAACGACGCGCTGTCCGCCGCCGATGCGGTGGCCAGCGGCGCACGGGGCGTGCTGATCTCCCCCGGCCCCTGCACTCCGAACGAGGCGGGGATCAGCCTCGACCTCGTCGCCGCCTGCGCCGATGCGGCGCTGCCGCTGCTCGGCGTCTGCCTGGGCCACCAGGCGATCGGCCAGCATTTCGGCGGGCGCGTGGTCCGCGGCGGACTGATGCACGGCAAGACATCGCCTGTCGAACACGACGGCAGCGGTGTCTTCGCGGGCCTGCCCTCCCCCTTCACCGCGACCCGCTATCATTCGCTGGTCGTGGAAGACGTGCCGGCGACGCTCGCAATCAACGCCACCAGCGAAACGCCGGGGCTGGACGGCACGAGCGTGATGGGTTTCCGCCATCGCGAGCTGCCGATCCACGGGGTCCAGTTCCATCCCGAGAGCATCGCCACCGATCACGGCCATGCTCTGCTCGCCAACTTTCTCGGCATCTGCGGGATCGAGGCGCGCCTGCCGGTCGGGGCCGCGGCATGAGGGCGCTGCCCCAGGCGGAACCGCATCTGAGCGAGGCCGAGGCGGAGGAAGTCTTCGGCTGGATCCTCGACGGCGAAACCGGCGAGGAGGAAATCGCCCGTTTCCTGATCGCGATCACCGAGCGTAGCGAGACGGCGGAGGAAATCGCCGGCGCCGCGCGCGCGCTGCGTGCCCGGCTGATCCCCGTCGCTGCGCCCGAGAATGCAGTCGACTGCTGCGGCACCGGGGGGGACGGGCACCATACGCTGAACGTCTCCACCGCCGTCAGCCTGGTGGTCGCGGCCGCCGGTGTGCCGGTGGCCAAGCACGGCAATCGCGCGGCCAGCAGCAAGTCGGGCGCCGCCGACACGCTGGAAGCGCTGGGCCTGGACATGGAGGCAGCGGGCCGCACGGCGGAAAAGACGCTGGCCGAAATCGGCATCTGCTTCCTTTTCGCCAAGAACCACCATCCGGCAATGGGCCGCATCCAGCCCATTCGCCAGCGGCTGGGCCGGCGCACGATCTTCAACCTGATGGGTCCGCTGTCGAATCCTGCCGGGGTAAAGCGCCAGCTGATCGGCATTGCCCGGCCCGCCTATGTCCCGATCTATGCCGCGGCCAAGGCCCGGCTGGGGACGGAGCGGACTTTCATCGCCTCGGGCGACGAGGGGCTGGACGAGTTGAGTCTCGCCGGCGGCAACGAACTGGCCGACGTGGTCGGCAACGATTTCGAAATGCGCCGGATAGAAGCAAACGAGGCGGGCCTGCCCAATGCCCCGGTGGAGGCGATCCGCGGAGGCGACGCACTGCACAACGCCCGCGCGCTGAAAGCCCTTCTGGCGGGCACCCCCGGCCCTTACCGCGACGCCGTGCTGTTCAACGCGGCTGCCACACTGATCGTCGCGGACAAGGCGAGCGGATGGGAAGAGGGCGCGGCGATCGCCGCCGAATCGCTCGACAGCGGCAAGGCGGGCGAATTGCTGGACCGCTGGATCGCTTTGGCGAAGTAGCGGCGGGGGGCGCCCCGTTAGAGCAATTGCGAGAAGTCGGTCAGCGCCGCGTCGCGCAGGCCCCGCCAGACGTTGCGCGCCTGGACCGTTTCGGCGACGTCGTGGACGCGCAGCAGTTGAACCCCTGCGTTCATCCCGGCGATCGCAAGCGCGAGGCTGCCGCCGAGCCGTTCGTGCGCCGGCGCCTCGTTGCTGAGCGCGCCGATCAACCGCTTGCGGCTCGCCCCCAGCATCAGCGGCTGACCCAGCGCGTGGAACAGCGGCAGCGCGTTGATCAGCGCCAGGTTCTCGGCCAGCGACTTGCCGAAACCGATTCCGGGGTCGAGCACGATCCGTTCGCGGGCAACCCCTGCCGCCAGCGCGGCATCGCGCCGCTCACGCAGCCAGTCGAACACGTCGAACACGACCGCGTCGTAGTCACCGTCGGCGTGCAGGTCGTCGCCCGCGCCCGGCGCGTGCATCAGGATCACCGGGCAGTCGCGCGCGGCGACGAGTTCGAGGCTGCGCGGATCGTGGCGCAGGGCCGACACGTCGTTGACCATGTGCGCCCCGGCGTGCAGCGCGGCGTCCATCACCGCCGGCCGGCGCGTGTCGACGCTGATCGCCGCGCCCATCGCCGCGCAATATTCGACCGCAGGGATGACCCGCTCGATCTCGTCGCCTTCCCACACCGCCGGGGCGCCGGGCCGCGTGCTCTCGCCGCCGATATCGACGATCGCGGCCCCGGCCTCCAGCATGGCCGCGGCATGGTCGCGGCCGTGTTCGGGCCGGTCGAGGAACTGCCCCCCGTCGGAGAAACTGTCGGGCGTAACGTTGAGGATGCCGACGACTTGCGGCTGATCGAGCCGCACGGTGCGCGCGCCAAGCTCCAGCGGCGGGTGTGCCATGCGCAGGTTGGCCCACTGCGTCTCCGCCTCGGCGCCCAGCGCTTCGGGCAGGCGCGCGAGCGTTTCGGCTGCACTGCCGGGCGTAAAGCGCCAGCGCTCGACCACCACCCCTTCGCGCCGGACGATGGCGGCGAAGCGGTGGGCATAGGTCATCCCGCCGCCCAGGCGGATGCAGTCGCCTTCCTCCCCCTGCGGGCTGGCGGCAAGGCCGATGGGCTGGAGATAGACGCGCTCGCTCATCGCCCGACCCTTGCGCATCAGTCCTCGGTCGCGAGCAGGTAGAGCTGGCGCGCCGCATCGATCGGCTTGATCTCGCCTTCGACTTCGTAGTGCCAGAAAGTCCATCCGTTGCAGCTCGGCGCGCCCTGCAGGTCCTTGCCCAGGCCGTGGATCGAGCCCGAGAGTTTGCCATGGGCGATCGAACCGTCCGCGCGCACGGTGGCGGCCCAGCGGCGCTTCTTGTCGAACAGCTCGGTTCCCGGCGCGATCAAGCCGTTTTCGACCAGCGCACCGAAGGCGACCTTGGGCGCGGTCTTGCGGCTCTGCATCGTGGTGAGCGCGCTTTCGTCCAGCGGCAGCTCTTTCGCGATCCGCTTCAGCGCCGCGTCGCGATAGCCGGCCTCGCGCTCGCATCCGATCCATTCGCGCCCCAGGCGCCTGGCCACCGCGCCGGTCGTGCCGGTGCCGAAGAACGGATCGAGCACCACATCGCCCCGCTCGGTCGTGGCCAGCAGCACGCGATAGAGCAGCGCCTCGGGCTTCTGCGTCGGGTGAACCTTGTGTCCGCCTTCCTTCAGCCGCTCGGCCCCGCCGCAGATCGGGAGGACCCAGTCGCTGCGCATCTGCAATTCGTCGTTGAGCGTCTTCATCGCGCGATAGTTGAAGTGATACTTCGCCTTCTCGCCCTGGCTCGCCCAGATCAGCGTTTCGTGCGCGTTGGTGAAGCGGGTGCCGCGGAAATTGGGCATCGGATTGGCCTTGCGCCAGACCACGTCGTTGAGGATCCAGAAGCCCAGATCCTGCAGGATCGCCCCGACGCGGAAGATATTGTGATAGCTGCCGATCACCCACAGCGCGCCGTCGGGCTTCAACACGCGCTTCGCCTCGGTCAGCCAGGCGCGGGTGAAATCGTCGTAGGCCTTGAAACTGTCGAACCGGTCCCATTCATCGGTCACGGCGTCGACATGGCTGCCGTCAGGGCGGTTGAGGTCGCCGCCGAGCTGGAGGTTATAGGGCGGATCGGCGAAGACGAGGTCGATGCTGGCATCGGGCAGCCGGCGCATCGCCTCCACGCAGTCGCCGTCGAGGATCTGGCCCAGCGGCAGCGCAGGCGCCAGCTCGCGCGGCGCAGCAACCGGCTTTGCGCCCCGCAGCGCGCGCGTCTTCGTCGTCTCGACGACCCCCATATCAGTCCCCCGTTGGCAGATTTATCCACAGGGTGAGTCCAAGCGGACTCCGCGTCAAGCACCGATTTTCGCCGGCGCCGAATCGATGGCGGGCAGCGGCTGCGGAACGAAACGAGTCCCCCACAAGATATGGAGTCCGCCCGATTCCGGCCGACTCGATATGCTGCGGGTGTTGCCCGAAGGACTCAATTTTCGCCCGAACGCGATATTGGAACCGTTGGCAGTGCCGCGGTTCGAAAATCGGACTCCGGCGCCTAGCGGACGAACAAGTCCATCTGCGCGACAGGCGCGAAGCTGCGACGGTGGAGCGGGGTCGGCCCGTGCCGGCGCAGCGCCTCGACATGGTCGCGCGTGCCATAGCCCTTGTTGCGTTCCCACCCGTAATGCGGGTGTTCGCGGGCGGCGGCGATCATCATGCGGTCGCGCCATTCCTTGGCCACGATGGAGGCGGCGGAGATCGCCGGTTCCTTCGCGTCGCCGCCGACGATAGCGCGCGCGGGCCAGCGCCATTCGGACCGTCGCCCATGCGGCGTCAGGTTGCCGTCTACCAGAACCTCGTCCGGCTCGCAGGCCAGCGCCTCGGCCAGGCGCGCGACCGCCAGCGTCATCGCCAGCATGGTCGCGCCGAAGATGTTGAGGCGGTCGATCTCGTCCACTTCGACCACGCCCACGCCCCAGGCGCAGCGCCGCCGGATCGCATCGTCGAGCCTGGCGCGCGAGGCGGCGCAGAGGCGCTTGGAATCGTCCAGCCCGGCGGGTCGCGGCTTGCACAGCGCGACGGCTGCCGCCACAACCGGGCCCGCCAGCGGCCCGCGCCCGGCCTCGTCGACGCCGATGACGAGGGGCGTGGGTCGGAAGTTATGATGGGGAGTTGCACCGAACATGACCAAGACCGCGATCCTTGCCGCCCTCCTATCGCCAGGGATGCTGTTTTCCGCAAGTTGCAGCGCCGAACCATCCGGGGAAACCGGCCCTCCGACCGCGCCCACCGCAGCCGCTGCCGGTGAACGGGTCGCCGCGCTGGACAGCGCGGATCTGCGCACCGAAGCCTTCGGCACGTTCGACGAGCCCTGGGCCGCGGCCTTCGCGCCGGGCACCGCGACCCTGTTCGTGACCGAGAAAAGCGGGACGATGAAATTCGTCGACACCGCGACCGGGCGAACCGGCACGGTCGGCGGGATGCCGGAAGTCGACTATGGCGGCCAGGGCGGCCTGGGCGACGTCGCGTTCCTGCCTTCCGAAAGCGCGGAGACCGTCGGCCGGCGCACGATCTACCTCACCTGGGCCGAAGCGGGCGAAGGCGACACGCGCGGCGCGGCGCTGGGCAAGGGGACTCTGGTCTGCGAACAGGCCGATGCCTGCGCGGTCGAAGGGCTGGAGGTGATCTGGCGCCAGCAGCCCAAGGTCACCGGCCGCGGGCACTATTCGCATCGCATCGCAATCGCGCCCGACGGGCAGCACCTCTTCCTCGCTTCGGGCGACCGGCAGAAGATGGAACCGGCGCAGGACCTGTCGAACACGCTCGGCTCGATCCTGCGGCTGACGCTGGACGGCGAGGCGGCGCCGGGCAATCCCTTCGCCGATCGCGGCAGCCCGTCCGACCAGATCTGGTCTTATGGCCATCGCAACGTGCTGGGGCTGAAGTTCGACGCGCAGGGGCGGCTGTGGGATCTCGAACACGGCCCGGCGGGCGGCGACGAGCTGAACCTGGTCGAGCGCGGGGCCAATTACGGCTGGCCGGTCGTTTCCGATGGCGAGCACTATAACGGCGACCCGATCCCCGCGCACGCAACGCGGCCGGAATTCCGTGCACCCGCAATCGGCTGGACCCCGGTGATCGCGCCGGGCGACTTCGTGTTCTATTCGGGCAGGCTGTGGCCCGAATGGAAAGGCCAGGCGATCATCGCCGCGATGAAGCCGGCGGGGATCGTGCGCGTGGCGATGGACAGCGAGAGCCCGCGCGAGGTCGCCCGCATCCCGGCAGAGAACCGGATTCGCGAAATCGTGGAAGGGCCCGACGGCGCGCTGTGGATTCTGGAAGACGGCGATGGCCGGCTGATCCGCATCGCTCCGGCCTGATCCGGCGCCGCCGGCAAAGCCCGGCCCAAGGCGAATTTGGTCGACTCCGCCGCGCGCCGCGCCTAACCGCGCGCGCCTATGGCCACGATCGTTCCCCTTGCCTCCGTCGACCCCGCGCTGGTCGAGGAACTTCTCGACCGCGCTTTCGGCCCGGATCGGCACGCGCGCACGGCCTATCGCATCCGCGAGGGGACCGAATGGCTGCCCGCGCTCAGTTTCGCCGCCGCGGACGACGCGGGATACCTGGTCGGGACGATCCAGCTCTGGCCCGTCGCGCTGACCGACCCGGCCGGGCGGGCGCACCCGATGATCATGGTCGGCCCGGTCGCGGTCGTGCCCGAGCGGCAGCAGGAAGGGTTCGGCAAGGCGCTGATGCTCGCCGCGCTCGGCGCGCTGGAGCCCGGCGCTCTGCCGCAGGTGATGATCGGCGACGCGGAATACTACGGCCGCTTCTTCGGCTTCTCCGCCGCCCCCACCGCCGGGTGGCGCTGCCCCGGCCCCTACGACCCGGCGCGGCTGCTGGTGCGGTGCGACAATCCCGCGATTCTGCCGGCCGAGGGAATGCTCGGGCCGTGGCGCGAGAGGGCCGACGCGCCCGCCGAGGATTGAGTCGCCACCGGCAATCTGCCAACGCCGGGTCACGATGCCTTACGATCCGCCTCCCGAACTCGCAGGCCTGACGCTCGACCAGATTGCCGAGCAGGTCGCGCAGCGCAAGCTGCCGCCTGTCGAACAGTGGAACCCGGAAAAGACCGGCGACAGCGCGATGCGCATCGCCGCCGACGGCACCTGGTTTCACGAAGGGAGCCCGATCGCGCGGCAGGCGATGGTGCGCGCGTTTGCCGGCCTGCTGACGCGCGACGCGCAGGGCCGGCACTGGCTCGTCACCCCGTTCGAGAAGCTGGCGATCGCGGTCGAGGACGCGGCTTTCGTCGCCACCGACGTCGTGCGGCGCGACGGGGAGCTGGCCTTCCGCCTCAACACCGACGATCTGGTGATCGCCGGCCCCGACCATCCGCTGCGCGCCGCCGGCTCGGCCGAGGAGCCGGCGATCTACCTCGGCGTGCGGCGCGGGTGCGAGGCGCGGCTGAACCGCAGCACCTGGCTCCAGCTCGCCGAAATCGCGCTGGCCGAAGGCGACGGGACGCAAGTGACGAGCGGGGGCGAGACATTCTCGCTGATGCCCGGATGAGCGCGCTGTTCGACCGGCTCCAGGCCCTGTTCGAGCAGGGTCACCGCGCCGATATCCCCGACCTGCTGTCCGACGAACGCTTCGCCGATGCGGAGCGGACGGCCGATGCCGCAGTGCTGATCGCCGTCACCGACCGCCCTTCCCCCGGCGTGATCCTGACCCAGCGCCCCGCCGGAATGCGCGACCATCCCGGCCAGGTCGCCTTTCCCGGCGGCAAGATCGACCCGGGCGAGACCGCGATCGAGGCCGCCTTGCGCGAGGCGGAGGAAGAGCTGGCGATGCGGCCGGAGCAGGTCCGCGTCGTCGGTGCGACCGACCGGTATCAGACGGGCACGGGGTTCGACATCACCCCGGTGCTGGGCGTCGTGCCGCCCGACCTGCCGCTGGTGCCCAACCCGGGCGAAGTCGCGGCCTGGTTCGAGGCGCCGCTCGATATCCTGCTCGATCGCGACAACTGGACCGAGCACGAGGTGTTCTGGAGCGGGGCAACGCGACGCTACTTCGAATACCATCACGAAGGCTTCCGCATCTGGGGTGTGACCGCGGCGATCATCGCCAACCTGTCGCGCCGGATCGAATACAGGGCGCTGTTCGATGCCTGAGACGCTGCCTGCCGCCCCCTGGACCCGGCGACCCGATCTCGCCGCGCTGGTCGCCGCGCTCGGCCCGCAAAACGTGCGCTGGGTCGGCGGCGCGGTGCGCGATACCCTGCTCGGCCATGCGGTGAACGACGTCGATGCGGCCACCCCGCTCGCGCCCGACGCGGTGATCGACCGGCTGCGCGACGCCGGCATCCGCACTGTGCCGACCGGGATAGAGCACGGCACCGTCACCGCGATCCTGCCCGAAGGGAACGTGGAAGTCACGACGCTGCGGCGCGACGTTTCGACCGACGGGCGGCGGGCCACGGTCGCCTTCGCGAGCGATTGGCGCGACGATGCCGCCCGGCGCGATTTCACCATCAACGCGCTCTACGCCGCACCCGACACGCGCGAGATCTTCGACTGGTTCGGCGGGCTCGAGGATCTCGCTGCGCGGCGCGTGCGCTTCATCGGCGAGGCGCGCGAGCGCATTCGCGAAGATCACTTGCGCATCCTGCGCTATTTCCGGTTTCAGGCCCGCTTCGGCGCGACTCTCGATCCCGAGGCCGAGGACGCCTGCAGCGAACTGGCGCCGACGCTGAAGGGCCTGTCGCGCGAGCGGGTGGCGGCCGAACTGCTCAACCTGCTCTCCCTGCCCGATCCGGCGGATACGGTGGCCCGGATGCACGCGCTCGGCGTCCTGCCGGTGGTCCTGCCCGAAGCGGGGCAGCACGGCATCGAAGCGCTTCGCCGGCTCATATCCGCCGAGCGCGAGGCGGGCATCGCGCGCGATCCGGTGCGCCGGCTGGCCGCGCTGCTCCCCGCCCTGCCCGCGGTTGCCGAAACGGTCGCCTCGCGCTTGCGGCTGTCGAAGGCGCAGCGCGAACGGATCGCCTGCGCCGCCGCGCGCACCGCCGCCGACCGCGAGAACCCCCGCGCGCTCGCCTATCGCGAAGGGCGCGAATGCGCTCTCGACCGGCTCCTGCTCGCCGGCGCGGACATTTCCGCGCTGGAGGACTGGGATGTGCCGGTGCTGCCGCTGAAGGGCGGAGAGATCGTCGCCCGCGGGGTTGCCGCCGGCCCCGATGTCGCCCGCATCCTGCGCGCGGTGGAACAAAAATGGATCGCGGAAGGCTTTCCCCCGCGCGATCGGGTGAACCGTATCGTGGAAGAGGTACTCCGAGCTTTCTGAATCTTGCTTCATCGCGGTTTAATGTCGATGACTCTATAAGGAGACTGTTGCCATCGCTTGCCTCGCTTGCGATGGAGCCGTTCGCCCTTTTTCGGGCGTATCGGGTTCCTGCTATTGCCAGCGGGGCTTGGCGCGGAAGGCGTTTCATCTCTTCCGGCGCACCCGTGTTCCAGAACGGTCGATTTCCCGCGAGCCCAGGGCGCGCGAGTCAGTATATCGGATTACACTATTACGGAGTTGAATTTATGAAGTTCTCGAAAAT
The sequence above is a segment of the Pelagerythrobacter marensis genome. Coding sequences within it:
- a CDS encoding aminodeoxychorismate/anthranilate synthase component II codes for the protein MILVIDNYDSFTFNLVHYLMELGAEVRVERNDALSAADAVASGARGVLISPGPCTPNEAGISLDLVAACADAALPLLGVCLGHQAIGQHFGGRVVRGGLMHGKTSPVEHDGSGVFAGLPSPFTATRYHSLVVEDVPATLAINATSETPGLDGTSVMGFRHRELPIHGVQFHPESIATDHGHALLANFLGICGIEARLPVGAAA
- the trpD gene encoding anthranilate phosphoribosyltransferase codes for the protein MRALPQAEPHLSEAEAEEVFGWILDGETGEEEIARFLIAITERSETAEEIAGAARALRARLIPVAAPENAVDCCGTGGDGHHTLNVSTAVSLVVAAAGVPVAKHGNRAASSKSGAADTLEALGLDMEAAGRTAEKTLAEIGICFLFAKNHHPAMGRIQPIRQRLGRRTIFNLMGPLSNPAGVKRQLIGIARPAYVPIYAAAKARLGTERTFIASGDEGLDELSLAGGNELADVVGNDFEMRRIEANEAGLPNAPVEAIRGGDALHNARALKALLAGTPGPYRDAVLFNAAATLIVADKASGWEEGAAIAAESLDSGKAGELLDRWIALAK
- the folP gene encoding dihydropteroate synthase produces the protein MSERVYLQPIGLAASPQGEEGDCIRLGGGMTYAHRFAAIVRREGVVVERWRFTPGSAAETLARLPEALGAEAETQWANLRMAHPPLELGARTVRLDQPQVVGILNVTPDSFSDGGQFLDRPEHGRDHAAAMLEAGAAIVDIGGESTRPGAPAVWEGDEIERVIPAVEYCAAMGAAISVDTRRPAVMDAALHAGAHMVNDVSALRHDPRSLELVAARDCPVILMHAPGAGDDLHADGDYDAVVFDVFDWLRERRDAALAAGVARERIVLDPGIGFGKSLAENLALINALPLFHALGQPLMLGASRKRLIGALSNEAPAHERLGGSLALAIAGMNAGVQLLRVHDVAETVQARNVWRGLRDAALTDFSQLL
- a CDS encoding site-specific DNA-methyltransferase → MGVVETTKTRALRGAKPVAAPRELAPALPLGQILDGDCVEAMRRLPDASIDLVFADPPYNLQLGGDLNRPDGSHVDAVTDEWDRFDSFKAYDDFTRAWLTEAKRVLKPDGALWVIGSYHNIFRVGAILQDLGFWILNDVVWRKANPMPNFRGTRFTNAHETLIWASQGEKAKYHFNYRAMKTLNDELQMRSDWVLPICGGAERLKEGGHKVHPTQKPEALLYRVLLATTERGDVVLDPFFGTGTTGAVARRLGREWIGCEREAGYRDAALKRIAKELPLDESALTTMQSRKTAPKVAFGALVENGLIAPGTELFDKKRRWAATVRADGSIAHGKLSGSIHGLGKDLQGAPSCNGWTFWHYEVEGEIKPIDAARQLYLLATED
- a CDS encoding ribonuclease HII: MFGATPHHNFRPTPLVIGVDEAGRGPLAGPVVAAAVALCKPRPAGLDDSKRLCAASRARLDDAIRRRCAWGVGVVEVDEIDRLNIFGATMLAMTLAVARLAEALACEPDEVLVDGNLTPHGRRSEWRWPARAIVGGDAKEPAISAASIVAKEWRDRMMIAAAREHPHYGWERNKGYGTRDHVEALRRHGPTPLHRRSFAPVAQMDLFVR
- a CDS encoding PQQ-dependent sugar dehydrogenase, which encodes MTKTAILAALLSPGMLFSASCSAEPSGETGPPTAPTAAAAGERVAALDSADLRTEAFGTFDEPWAAAFAPGTATLFVTEKSGTMKFVDTATGRTGTVGGMPEVDYGGQGGLGDVAFLPSESAETVGRRTIYLTWAEAGEGDTRGAALGKGTLVCEQADACAVEGLEVIWRQQPKVTGRGHYSHRIAIAPDGQHLFLASGDRQKMEPAQDLSNTLGSILRLTLDGEAAPGNPFADRGSPSDQIWSYGHRNVLGLKFDAQGRLWDLEHGPAGGDELNLVERGANYGWPVVSDGEHYNGDPIPAHATRPEFRAPAIGWTPVIAPGDFVFYSGRLWPEWKGQAIIAAMKPAGIVRVAMDSESPREVARIPAENRIREIVEGPDGALWILEDGDGRLIRIAPA
- a CDS encoding N-acetyltransferase; translated protein: MATIVPLASVDPALVEELLDRAFGPDRHARTAYRIREGTEWLPALSFAAADDAGYLVGTIQLWPVALTDPAGRAHPMIMVGPVAVVPERQQEGFGKALMLAALGALEPGALPQVMIGDAEYYGRFFGFSAAPTAGWRCPGPYDPARLLVRCDNPAILPAEGMLGPWRERADAPAED
- a CDS encoding DUF1285 domain-containing protein → MPYDPPPELAGLTLDQIAEQVAQRKLPPVEQWNPEKTGDSAMRIAADGTWFHEGSPIARQAMVRAFAGLLTRDAQGRHWLVTPFEKLAIAVEDAAFVATDVVRRDGELAFRLNTDDLVIAGPDHPLRAAGSAEEPAIYLGVRRGCEARLNRSTWLQLAEIALAEGDGTQVTSGGETFSLMPG
- a CDS encoding CoA pyrophosphatase; amino-acid sequence: MSALFDRLQALFEQGHRADIPDLLSDERFADAERTADAAVLIAVTDRPSPGVILTQRPAGMRDHPGQVAFPGGKIDPGETAIEAALREAEEELAMRPEQVRVVGATDRYQTGTGFDITPVLGVVPPDLPLVPNPGEVAAWFEAPLDILLDRDNWTEHEVFWSGATRRYFEYHHEGFRIWGVTAAIIANLSRRIEYRALFDA
- a CDS encoding CCA tRNA nucleotidyltransferase, with protein sequence MPETLPAAPWTRRPDLAALVAALGPQNVRWVGGAVRDTLLGHAVNDVDAATPLAPDAVIDRLRDAGIRTVPTGIEHGTVTAILPEGNVEVTTLRRDVSTDGRRATVAFASDWRDDAARRDFTINALYAAPDTREIFDWFGGLEDLAARRVRFIGEARERIREDHLRILRYFRFQARFGATLDPEAEDACSELAPTLKGLSRERVAAELLNLLSLPDPADTVARMHALGVLPVVLPEAGQHGIEALRRLISAEREAGIARDPVRRLAALLPALPAVAETVASRLRLSKAQRERIACAAARTAADRENPRALAYREGRECALDRLLLAGADISALEDWDVPVLPLKGGEIVARGVAAGPDVARILRAVEQKWIAEGFPPRDRVNRIVEEVLRAF